A single genomic interval of Pyrus communis chromosome 5, drPyrComm1.1, whole genome shotgun sequence harbors:
- the LOC137735634 gene encoding uncharacterized protein, which yields MNQGRQIQMVGGSNYMNNQGQYNDTTFTKIFVGGLAWETQRETMRRYFEQFGEILEAVVITDKNTGRSKGYGFVTFKDPEAAVRACQNPSPVIDGRRANCNLAFLGAQKTRPPIPLHGAGRFRAAHRLVAPPAAYHGSSSTYFPQPTGQYTFPYSAYGYTGYSQDSMYPMNYYGVYGGGGQQFSPYYTTTTGGASGPAGIYQNVYPLYAQYAQSSSQAHALGVQYPQMVQYPYLPQPYGSTSTAGILSLPPPSMPITSSASTPGATTAATGVTSAGPNALQPSGANSGQSSAT from the exons atgAATCAAGGAAGGCAAATTCAGATGGTGGGGGGAAGTAATTACATGAACAATCAAGGGCAATACAATGACACAACTTTTACCAAAATCTTTGTGGGAGGGTTGGCCTGGGAGACTCAAAGGGAAACCATGAGAAGGTATTTTGAACAGTTTGGGGAGATCTTGGAGGCTGTTGTGATCACAGATAAAAACACTGGAAGATCCAAGGGTTATGGATTT GTTACATTTAAGGATCCAGAGGCAGCCGTGAGGGCGTGCCAAAATCCATCCCCTGTGATTGATGGAAGGAGGGCAAACTGCAATCTCGCATTTCTTGGTGCACAAAAGACTCGCCCACCAATTCCTCTTCATG GTGCAGGAAGGTTTAGAGCAGCGCATAGGTTGGTGGCTCCACCAGCTGCTTATCATGGATCATCATCAACCTATTTCCCTCAACCCACTGGCCAATACACATTTCCTTATTCAGCTTATGG GTACACTGGATATTCACAAGATTCCATGTATCCCatg AACTATTACGGTGTCTATGGCGGTGGTGGCCAACAATTCTCACCTTACTACACCACCACAACTGGAGGTGCATCTGGGCCAGCTGGAATTTACCAAAATGTCTACCCATTATATGCTCAATATGCTCAGAGTAGTAGCCAGGCTCATGCCCTTGGTGTCCAATATCCCCAAATGGTACAGTACCCTTATTTGCCTCAGCCCTATGGGTCCACCTCCACAGCTGGGATCCTCTCACTTCCTCCTCCTTCAATGCCAATCACCTCCTCCGCATCTACCCCAG GTGCAACAACAGCAGCAACTGGGGTCACGTCAGCGGGGCCAAATGCCTTACAACCTTCTGGGGCAAATTCTGGGCAGAGTTCTGCAACTTAA